From a region of the Triticum aestivum cultivar Chinese Spring chromosome 7D, IWGSC CS RefSeq v2.1, whole genome shotgun sequence genome:
- the LOC123169064 gene encoding arogenate dehydrogenase 2, chloroplastic: MASSLGHFACHGSPAAASPTPSLLGRFSPDFCALAALRPIRPAAAGAKPPRDATTSTEQEQQEQEQQLASSWRGAYEEPSPSPSVSSTEAQDPSALRVGIIGFGNFGQFIARGIQRQGHAVLATSRSDYSEYCSAHGIRFFRSLEALCEEQPDVLLVCSSILSTESVVRATPLAKLRPDTIVADVLSVKQFPRNLLLEILPPEFGIVCTHPMFGPESGKHGWSKLPFVYDKVRVAEEGGQKAKCDLFLSIFEQEGCRMVEMTCAEHDRHAAGSQFITHTIGRVLAQLNLQSTPINTKGYETLLQLTENTVSDSFDLYYGLFMYNVNATEQMDKLDRAFDDVKQMLYGRLHGVLRKQIVERVPMPGAPSSRSREGRESPAANTQETKPLSPSPCHTFSTVAFSTAKC; encoded by the exons ATGGCTTCTTCCCTTGGCCACTTCGCCTGCCACGGCTCCcccgccgctgcctcgccgacgCCCAGCTTGCTGGGCCGCTTCAGCCCCGACTTCTGCGCCCTCGCTGCCCTTCGGCCGATCAGaccggccgccgccggcgccaagCCCCCGAGAGACGCCACCACCTCCACCGAGCAGGAGCAACAAGAGCAGGAGCAGCAGCTCGCCTCCTCGTGGCGCGGCGCTTACgaggagccgtcgccgtcgccgtcggtatCCTCGACGGAGGCGCAAGATCCCTCGGCGCTGCGCGTGGGGATCATCGGGTTCGGCAACTTCGGGCAGTTCATCGCCAGGGGCATCCAGCGGCAGGGCCACGCCGTGCTGGCCACCTCCAGATCCGACTACTCCGAGTACTGCTCCGCCCACGGGATACGCTTCTTCAG AAGCTTGGAGGCGCTGTGCGAGGAGCAGCCGGACGTGCTGCTGGTTTGCAGCTCCATCCTCTCCACGGAGTCCGTCGTCCGGGCCACCCCCCTCGCCAAGCTCCGCCCCGACAccatcgtcgccgacgtgctctccGTCAAGCAGTTCCCCCGCAACCTCCTCCTCGAG ATCCTACCGCCGGAGTTCGGCATTGTCTGCACACACCCCATGTTCGGGCCGGAGAGCGGAAAGCACGGCTGGAGCAAGCTCCCCTTCGTCTACGACAAGGTTCGCGTCGCGGAGGAAGGAGGTCAGAAGGCCAAGTGCGACCTGTTCTTGAGCATCTTCGAGCAGGAG GGGTGTCGGATGGTGGAGATGACATGCGCAGAGCATGACCGCCACGCCGCGGGAAGCCAGTTCATCACGCACACCATTGGGAG GGTTTTGGCGCAGCTAAACCTCCAGTCCACACCGATCAACACCAAGGGTTACGAGACCCTCCTGCAGCTT ACGGAGAACACAGTGAGCGACAGTTTCGATCTATACTACGGACTCTTCATGTACAACGTGAATGCCACAGAGCAG ATGGACAAACTGGACAGGGCGTTTGATGATGTGAAGCAGATGCTATACGGCAGGCTGCATGGTGTACTGCGAAAGCAGATCGTAGAGCGGGTCCCCATGCCTGGAGCCCCTTCGTCGCGATCGAGAGAAGGCAGGGAAAGTCCTGCTGCTAACACACAAGAGACGAAGCCCCTATCCCCCTCCCCTTGTCATACGTTTTCCACGGTGGCTTTCAGCACCGCAAAATGTTGA